CATTCTTAGGCTATTTGCTTTCTTTGGAAGTTATAGTATCCACTAATGGATGAGATCTTGACTTTGTGCCTTTTCTTCATGTAGGACCCTTTCCTTATAATATCTAGGGTTGTGGAGAGTGGTGGTTCTGTTCCAATTTGCAAGACAGAAGTGGCAAATAACAATTTAAATCCAACTTGGAAGCCTTTGCTTCTGACAATGCAGCAATTTGGAAGCAAGGCAAGCATGTTGCTTTTCTGTGGCATTTAATTACATGGGCAGTAAAGAAAGCACAACTTGTATGGTAACACAGGAAAATAAATAATGCTTGATCGAGCATTTGGTGAATCCAACATACTTTATGTTGGACTTGGACCCACACTTTGGTAATCCAACTTGTTACATGGCAGGCTCACGGTGGACGCAATATCCCGATCATCCAACGGGCCCCATTAAATGTCAATGTTGGGTGTGGTGAATAACAATTAGAATCCAACTCGGAAGCCGTTGCCTCTGACAATGCAGAAATTTGGAAGCAAGGCAAGCATGTTGCTTTTCTGTGACATTTAATTACCTGGGTGGTAAAGAAAGCACACCTTGTATTGTAATTCGTAACACAGGAAAATAGACAATGCTTGATCAAACATTTGGTGAACCCAACATGCTTTCTGTCAGACCCACCCTCCCTTTGGTGATCCAACTCGTTATACGTCAGGCCCACGGTGGACATAATATCCTGATCATCCAATGGACCCTATTAAATGTTGTTGTTGGGTGTAATTATCCGTTGGTTAGATAGGATCATCTAATAGGGGAGACATTGACACATGGTCCATcatgtggtgggatccaccttatcTATGGCTTTTACTCAAAATATTCCCCACATGTATGATTTCTTGGTTGAACAAAAGGATGCCTTCTATTTCTGATCAAGCACCATATAATGgctttttgtttaatgaaaatttGTTATcttcaaaacaaaaaagaaaaaagaagaagaaagttatAGAAGTTATTTCTTTGGCCACACAAATGTAATAGGAGTTATTTCTATATACTGATTCCTAATGATATTTAAATTTCATTCAGGATAATCCGCTGGTTATTGAGTGTTTTGATTTCAATAGCAATGGCAGGCACGGACGTATAGGGTAACTGATGAATGCTTCACGTAAATTATTTCCTTTATGTTTCCAGTAGCTTGTGCCAGGACTTTGATTCTGGATTGTATTGATTGATTTTTTCAACAGGAAACTTCAGAAAACCCTGGCAGAATTGGAGAAACTTCATAACGAGAAAACTGGAGCACATTTTTATTCAGCGTCTTCTGTTCAGGACCATAAAAAGGTCATTCTTTGAATCCATGTAACAGAAAATTTAAGTGGTTCTTCAATAAGCACTCACCATTTTTGTTAATAAATTCCTGCGCAGATGCTGAAGGGTCAGCTCTTTGTGGATAAGTTTTGTGAAGATGTGCAATATAGTTTTTTGGATTATATTTCTAGTGGATTTGAGCTCAATTTCATGGTTGCCATTGATTTCACTGGTATATTTGTCATGCAACTTTCAATTTGTTGAGGAATTATGGGGTCCTGTGCTTCAGCAAACATAGTTCACTGGTGCAGGATTCTATACATGTGGGGCCATGGTTGGGTGATtgatgtaggacggcctaatccaatCTTAAACAAATGtggtatttgaaaggggcagatttatgcaatctttaaaaacaaataaaaaattcagccttatacatcataaacacaagaaataAATAAGGTTAATGCATCAATgattatggccatccatcacaaacacaaagtattgaatcttaaaatctgaaattagtcggatccggcgaaagatagaactttcgtcttgcaataggtccatctaacgatccaagtggattttctaatccaaaaaataggaattttttggattgggaaatctgaaaaattcagaaaaaaattaatggttcttcaaatttaggcTTTGGGCGATGGGATTTGAAGAATGTCAAAATATGTAaatgtggggatgaaaatcttttaagatctaataatgatttagataaaaaagaaacatgattggcTTCTAAATCTaaagattttaggagaaaaagaagaaaatatggTTAAAAAAAAGAGtacctagagaaaagaaagaaagagagagaagtagaggatgagaaatcacttccctgGGTCTCACGCCCccttccaatcactggaagtcgaaggCGAAATTGTCAGAAGCAAAAGCTCtccctcttttttattattattattattatttaaaaaaacatAACATAGCATCCTTTAGGTTTAGGGTAAAACACCCTTATAAATttgtaattacatgaaattaccaaaatacccctactgaaaaaagttttttaaaaaaagaaattcgtACAAAAATTGTGcgcaaactgtctcaaaacttaaataactcaaatgttcataaactaaattcaaattcaagatgcTCAATGGGCCTCGACGATAGCGTCGTGAATGTGGCGCAATGAAGGtgggccatgatgatccaacagtcccgatcacaccatcctcacgatccaacggtccaaatgtttcctttaagcaacttacacatTTCACGAACACAtttgtaaggtcttcaacctctagagactcGACCAATACctgtcatctaaccacattgacacgggtaacgcacgcctcctgcattgatatactttgaatggcctaGTGTCCGCatcggtgatccaaactgttgatctaaATTGTCCCCAACATGGATAATGGATGCCCAAAAGTTTTCCACATTAGAATTTCCCAACCCTTCAATGTGTGGCCTATTCTCTAATGAATGTGGACCTttgctgtgttttttttttttactaccaTTATCCAATCTAGGATGTTTTTTGGGCTGCCCTATGCATGGTCTGGGTCACCAAGTTACAGGCCAACATGTGCGAAATCCTAAGCATAAAAAGAGTGCATTTGCTGATACTcaggaccctataattcctcttGTCTATTTCAGTTAGCGATCTTGTAGCGAAACTTCTTTTTATAAATGCTCTAAAGTGACCCTCGTTATCCAGCTTCAAATGGAAATCCTCGACTCCCTGATTCCTTGCATTATATCGATCCTTCAGGCCGATTAAATGCTTACCAGCAGGTGAGAACTTGCATCTTTGTTACCGGTTTTGTCAAACATTCTGTGTTTGCTTCAGTTTCAGAAACTTTCCTAGAAGGAGGATGCATTTGAATTCATATGATCCGTTTATTGCTTTTTGACAGGCCATATTAGAAGTTGGAGAGGTCATACAATTTTACGATTCAGATAGACATTTTTCTGCATGGGGTTTTGGAGGAAGGCCCATTGATGGGCCAGTATCTCATTGTTTTAATTTGAATGGAAGGGCTAATGAGTCAGAGGTATGTAGAAGTGAAGCTATGTTTACTTTCTTGTTGTGCCAATGCTGAATTGCCTTTGATACCTTATCTGTTCAAATTGCTGATTCTTTCACCTTAATAACCCAAATATTTCAATCTCTATGAGATGTTCAATCCCAGAGATGACTTCGAAGCAATGATGAGCAATTGCTTTATGAAGAAAACACCTAATGCAAATAGCTGATCAATGATTCCAATATGGTTTTCTCTCTGATGAATCCCCAGATAGATCCAGCACAGTCCAGAAATAGATTGAAAAACATCGCAGAATTGTAAATCAACAAATGAGATTTAATTATAGAAACTATGTTTCTGATTTTTAAGTCAAGCAAAAAACGTTTATTTGCATCCGAATCAAATGTGTCCTTACCCCTCTTTTCTGAATTGGGCATCTTAATTGTCTCCTCAAGGACAGATACTGAATCAATGAGTTGACTCAACATTGGATGATATTTGAATGAGTGACCACTATctgccacttcttcttcttcttcttcttctttttgagctgATGTGATGTAATAAAGTGCTAACAAGGGTTGAAAACTATGCAATTCATTTCGGGAAATGAGTACATTATATTTCTTTCTACTAAAAGAAATACCGAATTTCCTATTCAATGCAAATAGGGAACTTCCCTGTTTGATACCTAacttgtacatgtggggcccatggtcggtttatccaagccattgatctgatgtcaCCCATCACGGATGAACTATGCttaaaaaaacccccaaattGGGAGATGCAAGCTATCATATCTTTGGTCTtttctccattgaatgtggactgttggttcATTTTTTTAACCATCTAAAAGTTAGAGTTGATCAAATGAAGGCTTCGTTAATCCTTGATGGGAGATATCAAATCATTGGattggataaaccaaccatgggccccacatgtacagatTATGTATGTATCAAATAGGTTAAGTTCCCAATTCGCATCGTATAGGAAACTTGGCCTCATAAATAATTTTTATGACATAATTGTTTAGACTTGGGTAGGCAAAAGCTTCAGATTTAGATCTGACCATATCCATGCCTCCCATAAGAACTGCTGGATCCAAATACTAAAGTTGGCATTTGTCAGAATTGTTCTTGTGGTTTTAATTGAATGGTTGTGATTAACAGCACGTTCCCTTCTGTTACAGGTTGAAGGAATAGAAGGTATAATGTCAGCATATACAAGTGCTCTTCATAACATTTCTCTTGCTGGGCCAACTTTGTTTGGGCAAGTGATTAACAAGGCTGCAAAAATGGCTAGCAATGCACTCTCCTATGATCAGACCAAGTACTTCATCTTGCTTATAATTACGGTAAAGAGCAGAAATCTTGTActcctgcattttttttttctgtcttCTTGGTAATAATCCTAAATCTTTTCTAGGATGGAGTTATCACTGATCTTCAGGAAACCAAAGATGCTCTCGTGAGGGCATCTGATTTACCGTTATCAATCCTTGTAGTTGGAGTAGGAGGCGCTGATTTCAAAGATATGGAGGTAGTGCTACTGTCTTTTCCAATCTGTTTGTATTAgcaattgtgtttttttttttttcaaaatttactgTGGTTTTTGTATGTTGCTATAATCATATGGATCGTGTCATGGGTCTTGTTATCCACCCTTTCTGTAATTTATCCATTATTGGCTAAGCTTTTATTGTTGAGCAGATCCTGGATGCGGATAATGGACAACGGTTAGAAAGTTCGACGGGGCGCGTAGCTACACGTGATATTGTACAGTTTGTTCCAATGCGTGAAGTGCACAGTGAGTATCTTGGAatgcttttcttctccttttctgtCAATTAAACTAGATCCTGCATTTCAATTTCAGTTATCGTCAAGGGATACTAACTCGTtcattgtaatcaacctatgtagtaGACTGTTAGATgatgcttgattgtaatcaatttTCCAAGTGTCAACAATATTATCAGTATCGCCAGCTTGGTGATAACGATAACACtgatagtattagaaattccggGTATCAGCGATATATCATTGATATATTGCTAAGGAGTCATGGTCTCCTGGGAACTGGTGTGCAAAGACTATTTGCGCACCTCCTCATAATGGGAGAGAGAAGACTCCCGAAGATCTCCTGTGTTGGGACGCGGGTAGTTAGTTCACTGGGAAGCTAAGTGGGTCcctctgtgatgtttgtgagaaatccaacctgtccatccatttctctagaTTATTTTAGTAGAGTAGacagaaaaatgaggcagatccaaaaactcaggtgggccatacaagaggaaacagtagggattaaacCACcaacgttgaaacattcatatggccataAAAGACTTCCATAGGATACGTTTTTTATATTCTCAGTTCATCCCCATGGTAATGactttataaatggtttggatggcatataaacatcaaggtggacctggGAATGTTTCAATAGTAAGCATTTTTTTttcaccactttttcttgtggtgcgccctacttgagttttggatccgccttatATTTTgtgtcatgtcctaaaatgagttgtca
This DNA window, taken from Magnolia sinica isolate HGM2019 chromosome 14, MsV1, whole genome shotgun sequence, encodes the following:
- the LOC131226309 gene encoding protein BONZAI 3-like isoform X1, which produces MGGCFSDTRGGQQAVGGALRPHTFDQHGGPEPNDAVDFFMKSRGLHGLFTQLELSLSASKLRDLDILSKSDPMAVMYAKKRDGTLEELGRTEVIMNTLDPVWISKLTIAYHFEIVQPLVFQVYDVDTIYHNIPVKMLKLSEQEFLGEASCVLSEIVTKHSKSLTLPLQGRDGQKGMKNMGTITVHAEETVASRTYVEMILRCSNLENKDLFSKSDPFLIISRVVESGGSVPICKTEVANNNLNPTWKPLLLTMQQFGSKDNPLVIECFDFNSNGRHGRIGKLQKTLAELEKLHNEKTGAHFYSASSVQDHKKMLKGQLFVDKFCEDVQYSFLDYISSGFELNFMVAIDFTASNGNPRLPDSLHYIDPSGRLNAYQQAILEVGEVIQFYDSDRHFSAWGFGGRPIDGPVSHCFNLNGRANESEVEGIEGIMSAYTSALHNISLAGPTLFGQVINKAAKMASNALSYDQTKYFILLIITDGVITDLQETKDALVRASDLPLSILVVGVGGADFKDMEILDADNGQRLESSTGRVATRDIVQFVPMREVHSGQISIVQSLLEELPGQFLWYMRNRDIKPRYDADPQTSQASVSLSSSTLDLDSSY
- the LOC131226309 gene encoding protein BONZAI 3-like isoform X2; amino-acid sequence: MLSLSASKLRDLDILSKSDPMAVMYAKKRDGTLEELGRTEVIMNTLDPVWISKLTIAYHFEIVQPLVFQVYDVDTIYHNIPVKMLKLSEQEFLGEASCVLSEIVTKHSKSLTLPLQGRDGQKGMKNMGTITVHAEETVASRTYVEMILRCSNLENKDLFSKSDPFLIISRVVESGGSVPICKTEVANNNLNPTWKPLLLTMQQFGSKDNPLVIECFDFNSNGRHGRIGKLQKTLAELEKLHNEKTGAHFYSASSVQDHKKMLKGQLFVDKFCEDVQYSFLDYISSGFELNFMVAIDFTASNGNPRLPDSLHYIDPSGRLNAYQQAILEVGEVIQFYDSDRHFSAWGFGGRPIDGPVSHCFNLNGRANESEVEGIEGIMSAYTSALHNISLAGPTLFGQVINKAAKMASNALSYDQTKYFILLIITDGVITDLQETKDALVRASDLPLSILVVGVGGADFKDMEILDADNGQRLESSTGRVATRDIVQFVPMREVHSGQISIVQSLLEELPGQFLWYMRNRDIKPRYDADPQTSQASVSLSSSTLDLDSSY